In Oscillatoria sp. FACHB-1406, the genomic window AATACCGCCCTGTCTAGTTTATGGAAATTCTCCTCGAACAACCGCAAGATTTCAACGAAATTCGCAAGGTCAATATCGCCGCCTTTGGGCGAGAAAATGAAGCCGATTTAGTCGAGCGCTTGCGAACAACGACCTCAACGCTCTCCTTTGTCGCAGTAGAAAGCAATTGCATCGTCGGTCATATTTTCTACAGTCCCGTAGAAATCGAAGGAGAATGTGCGCCAGACTGCCTCATGTTAGGGCTAGCGCCGATGGCAGTGCTGCCCGAATATCAACGCCAAGGAATTGGCACAATGTTACTGCGAAAAAGCTTAGAAGAAATCGCGAGATCGCCCTATCGAGGCATTGTAGTCTTAGGCTACCCAGAATACTATCCTCGCTTCGGCTTTGTCACCGCGCGCGAGAAAGGCTTGCAATGCGAATACGACGTGCCGGATGAAGTTTTTATGGTCTTAGAACTGGAAAACGGAGCATTAGAAGGGTGTCGGGGGACGGTAAAATATCACCCCGAATTTTCCAGCGTTTCTTAAATTGGGTTTCCCAATCAGAGCGATACCGTAGGCGTGGAGCGATCGCAGCATTCACAATATCAGTAGCGTATGCGCGGATCGATCGCAGCATTCACAATATCAATAACAATACTCGCCAAAACGACGATCGCTCCAAAAAACACCATCACCCCCTGCACCGTCGGATAATCCCGCTGGGAAATTGCCTCGTACAAACGGTTTCCCAATCCCGGCCAAGAAAATGTTACCTCCGTCAGTACCGCGCCTCCTAAGAGCGTGGCGAACGTCAGCCCCAGCACCGTAATCACGGGGATGAGCGCATTTTTCAGAGCGTGAGAGAGCAAAATTTTCCGCTCGGGAATTCCTCTGGCTCGGGCTGCTTCTACATAGTCCGATTGCAGCGTTTGCCGCAGATTGACGCGCACCATTCGCTCGAAAATACCGCTCAACAAAATCCCCAGCGATAAAGAAGGGAGCGCCAGATAGTAAAGCGCGGTGAACAACTTCCCGATATTCCCTTCCAGCAAACTGTCAATCGCGTACAATCCCGTCATACCATTCGGCGGTTCGATACCGATGGGAAAGCGCGTTCCCAAGGGAAACCAACCGAGTTGTACTGAAAAAATCAATTGAAAGATCATCCCCATCCAAAAAAGCGGGATCGCATACGTGACAATCCCGAATAGTCGCCCCCC contains:
- a CDS encoding N-acetyltransferase; the encoded protein is MEILLEQPQDFNEIRKVNIAAFGRENEADLVERLRTTTSTLSFVAVESNCIVGHIFYSPVEIEGECAPDCLMLGLAPMAVLPEYQRQGIGTMLLRKSLEEIARSPYRGIVVLGYPEYYPRFGFVTAREKGLQCEYDVPDEVFMVLELENGALEGCRGTVKYHPEFSSVS
- a CDS encoding ABC transporter permease, producing the protein MSRAKALQYYIFTRLLLAPLTIWTIVTLVFLLLRATPGDPADAILGNRAPESAKQALREQLGLSDPLWLQYIHYLGEILRLDLGTSLTSRGLPVWEIIQQHFPATAELSFFGLGIAVLVGAGFGILSASRPNTIFDVGGRLFGIVTYAIPLFWMGMIFQLIFSVQLGWFPLGTRFPIGIEPPNGMTGLYAIDSLLEGNIGKLFTALYYLALPSLSLGILLSGIFERMVRVNLRQTLQSDYVEAARARGIPERKILLSHALKNALIPVITVLGLTFATLLGGAVLTEVTFSWPGLGNRLYEAISQRDYPTVQGVMVFFGAIVVLASIVIDIVNAAIDPRIRY